In one Maniola hyperantus chromosome 6, iAphHyp1.2, whole genome shotgun sequence genomic region, the following are encoded:
- the LOC138402475 gene encoding uncharacterized protein has product MNTTTSNESQTSHSVDRRVTTSNESQTSHSVDRRVTTSNESQTSHSVDRRVTTSNESQTSHSVDRRVTTSNESQTSHSVDRRVTTSNESQTSHSVDRRVTTSNESQTSHSVDRRVTTSNESQTSHSVDRRVTTSNESQTSHSVDRRVTTSNESQTSHSVDRRVTTSNESQTSHSVDRRVTTSNESQTSHSVDRRVTTSNESQTSHSVDRRVTTSNESQTSHSVDRRVTTSNESQTSHSVDRRVTTSNESQTSHSVDRRVTTSNESQTSHSVDRRVTTSNESQTSHSVDRRVTTSNESQTSHSVDRRVTTSNESQTSHSVDRRVTTSNESQTSHSVDRRVTTSNESQTSHSVDRRVTTSNESQTSHSVDRRVTTSNESQTSHSVDRRVTTSNESQTSHSVDRRVTTSNESQTSHSVDRRVTTSNESQTSHSVDRRVTTSNESQTSHSVDRRVTTSNESQTSHSVDRRVTTSNESQTSHSVDRRVTTSNESQTSHSVDRRVTTSNESQTSHSVDRRVTTSNESQTSHSVDRRVTTSNESQTSHSVDRRVTTSNESQTSHSVDRRVTTSNESQGVAGFRVQARRKIVACGSPYVRPMSSCGRLLDDCDFKSE; this is encoded by the coding sequence atgaatacgacgacatcaaatgagtcgcagaccTCCCATTCGGTGGACAGACGagtgacgacatcaaatgagtcgcagaccTCCCATTCGGTGGACAGACGagtgacgacatcaaatgagtcgcagaccTCCCATTCGGTGGACAGACGagtgacgacatcaaatgagtcgcagaccTCCCATTCGGTGGACAGACGagtgacgacatcaaatgagtcgcagaccTCCCATTCGGTGGACAGACGagtgacgacatcaaatgagtcgcagaccTCCCATTCGGTGGACAGACGagtgacgacatcaaatgagtcgcagaccTCCCATTCGGTGGACAGACGagtgacgacatcaaatgagtcgcagaccTCCCATTCGGTGGACAGACGagtgacgacatcaaatgagtcgcagaccTCCCATTCGGTGGACAGACGagtgacgacatcaaatgagtcgcagaccTCCCATTCGGTGGACAGACGagtgacgacatcaaatgagtcgcagaccTCCCATTCGGTGGACAGACGagtgacgacatcaaatgagtcgcagaccTCCCATTCGGTGGACAGACGagtgacgacatcaaatgagtcgcagaccTCCCATTCGGTGGACAGACGagtgacgacatcaaatgagtcgcagaccTCCCATTCGGTGGACAGACGagtgacgacatcaaatgagtcgcagaccTCCCATTCGGTGGACAGACGagtgacgacatcaaatgagtcgcagaccTCCCATTCGGTGGACAGACGagtgacgacatcaaatgagtcgcagaccTCCCATTCGGTGGACAGACGagtgacgacatcaaatgagtcgcagaccTCCCATTCGGTGGACAGACGagtgacgacatcaaatgagtcgcagaccTCCCATTCGGTGGACAGACGagtgacgacatcaaatgagtcgcagaccTCCCATTCGGTGGACAGACGagtgacgacatcaaatgagtcgcagaccTCCCATTCGGTGGACAGACGagtgacgacatcaaatgagtcgcagaccTCCCATTCGGTGGACAGACGagtgacgacatcaaatgagtcgcagaccTCCCATTCGGTGGACAGACGagtgacgacatcaaatgagtcgcagaccTCCCATTCGGTGGACAGACGagtgacgacatcaaatgagtcgcagaccTCCCATTCGGTGGACAGACGagtgacgacatcaaatgagtcgcagaccTCCCATTCGGTGGACAGACGagtgacgacatcaaatgagtcgcagaccTCCCATTCGGTGGACAGACGagtgacgacatcaaatgagtcgcagaccTCCCATTCGGTGGACAGACGagtgacgacatcaaatgagtcgcagaccTCCCATTCGGTGGACAGACGagtgacgacatcaaatgagtcgcagaccTCCCATTCGGTGGACAGACGagtgacgacatcaaatgagtcgcagaccTCCCATTCGGTGGACAGACGagtgacgacatcaaatgagtcgcagaccTCCCATTCGGTGGACAGACGagtgacgacatcaaatgagtcgcagaccTCCCATTCGGTGGACAGACGagtgacgacatcaaatgagtcgcagaccTCCCATTCGGTGGACAGACGagtgacgacatcaaatgagtcgcagaccTCCCATTCGGTGGACAGACGagtgacgacatcaaatgagtcgcagggagtcgctgggtTCAGAGTTCAGGCGAgacgcaagatcgtggcgtgtggaagtccctacgtgAGACcgatgtccagctgtggacgtctattggatgATTGTGAtttcaagagtgaatag